In Erpetoichthys calabaricus chromosome 2, fErpCal1.3, whole genome shotgun sequence, a genomic segment contains:
- the nes gene encoding nestin — translation MEQTIGGSRQQLGQEKYQMWDLNKRLESYLSRVKFLEEENDFLRGEIQHLKRNQDARSWKSEFEEELCQARQKLEDAWKELDKAEMDKDRMSEEVDLLRSKRQKEQEAQGAIKKQLSDMKKALEEERRAQIWLKEKAAQLEQELLLEVEAHQDDSSSVKAQISAAAPVLTQSTYAHHSLQVEDFGKCYAERASEMWKAMTEAYDHQISHLEESLAQAKAQLIQVSEEKKANCLRLQGLTKELEATQGQKKLIEKNMAERWAQQRKELEKIEALIETLEMEKEALSDQISHILNDRQQLMQLKMSLCLEVATYRALLDAESLRVKMPLGELQRSSFRKDIKLDKSKGLGQNVHSPLVSTAESGEAHMKKSSPQFYTPSQTKSFMLTSTPFVPSEESPKVPQKIMTATSLVTESTHQENLNATVETKDSTPVSVSRSKRNIEEVLSNSMEEVTSNTSPPDVTHEKVTNGTFSAESSASMRAFDVELTAEKTTDTLTYSIPLYDHSKNGTSSSENTAEHFIKESSESQDYLESCDGSKTHTKAVPVEVQEYNNVDVPDSHQEPITKEQEVQITEEEGNDKEITKEKTMNVAEGPQFEHLACNTQSLLMNETETQMTPVVIHSDDTVNTELVSASTVNYVKDTMLEHLDLKYTAIEKAAETDISSDHHAIDVNAKGKEELQHDLDSPRSESTDIAVQSISTNSEMIKDQTLEMNDTEQESGTWKAEDSSSTVVQAPIDESEYSISETDFLQNAGKLESNQNDSTNDITEVTKEDAESEDSIHLVSGNMDLRKGSQEIITEQLTSENDFEKQNIPETSLTNEKGSLIESTESCALDGTLVDTESHTIHGKIFENDSRNLEEEHGEEISKMAEENLFLKESEHEALSNTMAQFQNPETTVSPEVLKEDFEEKIAEELRTETNVMESLTQEGMEVAMESEEQTELYTEAEIETDEEAHIQLEYEATSDLEETYEINQEENTRVRGDSEGLNGMHVEQDDSLVNAIKEGGMYSFNENALEYDKNIQIVVEENKDESIATENEKESSLQSEPKVTQEIATHLTADNEENFCLPEETEMAQEEDIAEHDEDINSNNETHADIQITTVNQDDFSNDPDKHLVKDTCLTTDSEGSNLFKTEETASEEKVRLTEEKDEELKMETQSQLPVNDEGDIIQEKEIYAIEENDKNEVPKQTEVEEEEKEPQTLAIKDDTSLSNETEINLEKVTNLMALKSEKCLGNEQGIQEKMENDENTDISKERDTEEEEYTYNMLEKEKDDSLSKETEIVQEKDIQTYKEIEGDEHFSQKTELDQISEEMKELTRALEEKEIDLGEELHMSGETEEQADLFKEAESERGKDTLISEETEGSKGSEMDHEEHRQIIIHAEEEMGLSKETGKDQEEDTMTRDQTENNRETLEEIQEDTKLHKETEPNMEEDLEKDTYIPEEKEEDSILSKETEIDEAIKIPVANQDDIKLSNEAEVCQEHDILTSGETEEDTKLFRVDEIDQKEAVLTSGKTEEDDSLSKETETVQEESTLKIAENQDDIRVCKETDQSRDEEEIEVEEASLSKETEIDQEENTEITVKTEDAISLSNEAEIDQENEEQTELENQYETMVSKERELQKEEEFLTLEKTDDGFSLSKETELNEEENRQAIVEEDIILLKEAETDQDESMALFKEKDSTLLKQIKTDEVEGKPTTVEIQDDIRISQEAEVYQEGEDTMITEKTEEDIKLYQADQTKQEGEKHVSGGTKDETNLLQEFDKDQKLDTQKSSAINNDAIFSKSIEIEQEENKQIEIEIEENITPSEETEIKLEDDKLITTESEQKESEDMVVNQEKQMHISEETKEDGIHIPKETEVDHEESKQIRMEKETEEDGKEHALISEKNEENTTLSEEIKTGQEEISHMRGETEDVITPSISVKIEQEKNEEIKVEIDEEEEQEEQEEKVIMPEEDKDIRMESEDMIDQENYIHLSKETEDTGLSKEAEVHSIVIGKEQEDIKISDETEDNQMKHSLNKEVEIDQWETIHTDIDIEENASLSNEAEIKQEKAKEITMEMEEDIILSKETEISQEQNKNALEEGEEHIILCKEREINQVEDKHSAVEIKEDANQCKDTEMDEERDGQTSRKSEDGKEDTSQSEEKELEKEQIYQTSEENEEDSSNSKVSEVENEDGKKIIAENEEDSNLCKGTDVEYKLASIVSEEEASFHKEMAINQEQVENEGENGPSKQDEIEQEEDTPISCETKEDTIQCKEKVAEEGDIQTFEEIGEEDKGIETDQVEEEKENIILTVNTEEDTNLSKETEVDQKYYTETSKEREQEVHFSDEIVTNQEADKWTRMENEEDTHVSSETEDDIILSKEKETEEEEAIQISTEKDQEDGEIITVEAKEDAKVKEEDAELSMGSEEATSPFQETESTQIEDTHIVVESKDDNSLSVEIEAGQEKETQISGKVEEDVKICNETETGQGDKITLTVEMEENIDLNKTIETDNDQETQTLCGNGEETVQPKKTENLLEEDRHITEETKGYSSWSKELELDSQIIREDEENINVTEKTEQDQDKDTLSSEGHHEETNLYKEAESKDYDNEGLPDIKTDERLKDIEGECSEEMSAEVHECREMQEHKDTDILAESMGGILDEVHKSVDDEVKSQFEVFDSCLTQTSVEEHESATNQDTGLKDFADDTVSREEGEMLSTKTNVDFTAELNLPNNLYKTFENLTEFSANSEDSDVSEADSPNVSYGLTASRGIRTIILDEEPQQEVVDSYLTEIYSAFGDNNKSTESEAHEELPIAQHDHQLETASSFHTLSIEAKPQLLMNGEHKDNENSFSNSLNGICCDQTNASQDSQEDKTEDFPEDDIHHLHDTKAVETLQKGKMEILICAESESEEFLSDEEKVKGICASEEQFLPAVKDIIGCAEEEDKENDLNQ, via the exons GCCTTAATTGAAACACTTGAAATGGAAAAGGAGGCACTCAGTGATCAGATCTCTCATATTCTTAATGACCGTCAGCAGCTCATGCAACTGAAAATGTCACTGTGCCTTGAAGTGGCTACTTACAG AGCTCTTCTGGATGCTGAAAGTTTGAGAGTAAAGATGCCTCTAGGAGAATTACAAAGGTCCTCCTTCAGAAAAG aTATTAAACTGGACAAAAGTAAAGGACTTGGACAAAATGTTCACTCACCTCTGGTCAGCACTGCTGAAAGTGGGGAAGCTCACATGAAAAAGAGCTCACCACAGTTTTATACTCCTTCACAGACAAAATCTTTCATGTTAACATCAACACCTTTTGTGCCTTCCGAAGAAAGCCCTAAAGTACCTCAAAAGATTATGACGGCGACAAGTTTAGTCACAGAAAGTACACACCAAGAAAACCTAAATGCAACTGTTGAAACCAAGGACAGCACTCCAGTGTCAGTATCCAGATCAAAAAGAAACATTGAAGAAGTACTCAGTAATTCGATGGAAGAGGTGACATCCAATACATCTCCTCCTGATGTTACACATGAAAAGGTCACCAATGGCACATTCAGTGCTGAATCATCAGCCTCAATGCGAGCTTTTGACGTTGAACTAACTGCAGAGAAAACAACAGATACCTTAACTTATTCAATACCATTGTATGATCATAGTAAAAATGGAACATCAAGTAGTGAAAATACCGCTGAGCATTTTATAAAAGAAAGTAGCGAGAGTCAGGATTATTTGGAGAGCTGTGATGGTAGCAAAACACATACTAAGGCAGTTCCTGTAGAAGTCCAAGAATACAATAACGTCGATGTGCCTGATAGTCATCAAGAGCCCATAACCAAAGAGCAGGAGGTTCAAATAACAGAGGAGGAAGGAAATGACAAAGAAATTACCAAAGAGAAGACTATGAATGTTGCAGAAGGGCCACAGTTTGAACATCTGGCCTGCAATACACAATCACTTTTAATGAATGAAACTGAAACACAAATGACACCTGTGGTCATTCATTCAGATGACACAGTGAACACTGAACTTGTTTCAGCATCTACAGTTAATTATGTGAAGGATACAATGCTAGAACATCTGGATTTAAAATATACTGCTATAGAAAAAGCTGCAGAAACTGACATATCTTCAGACCATCATGCTATTGATGTGAATGCCAAAGGTAAAGAAGAGTTGCAGCATGATCTGGACAGTCCAAGATCTGAATCAACAGACATTGCAGTACAATCTATTAGCACAAACAGTGAAATGATTAAAGATCAAACTTTGGAAATGAATGATACTGAACAAGAAAGTGGCACCTGGAAGGCTGAAGATTCATCATCCACTGTTGTGCAAGCTCCTATAGATGAATCAGAATATTCCATATCAGAAACTGACTTTCTACAAAATGCTGGCAAATTAGAGTCAAATCAGAATGATTCTACTAATGATATCACTGAAGTGACCAAAGAGGATGCAGAATCAGAAGATAGCATACATTTAGTCTCAGGCAACATGGACTTAAGAAAAGGAAGCCAAGAAATTATTACAGAACAGCTAACTTCAGAGAATGACTTTGAGAAACAGAACATCCCAGAAACATCCCTAACCAATGAGAAAGGGAGCCTTATAGAGAGTACAGAGAGCTGTGCACTTGATGGGACACTGGTTGATACAGAATCACACACCATACATGGAAAGATTTTTGAAAACGATAGCAGAAATTTAGAGGAAGAACATGGGGAGGAAATAAGCAAAATGGCAGAGGAAAATCTGTTTCTAAAAGAGAGCGAACATGAAGCTCTTTCGAATACCATGGCACAATTTCAAAATCCAGAAACAACTGTTTCCCCTGAAGTCTTAAAAGAAGATTTTGAAGAGAAAATTGCAGAGGAACTTAGAACTGAAACAAATGTAATGGAAAGCTTGACACAAGAAGGTATGGAAGTAGCAATGGAAAGTGAAGAACAAACTGAACTATATACTGAAGCAGAGATTGAAACAGATGAGGAAGCACATATTCAATTGGAATATGAAGCAACCAGTGATCTTGAGGAAACATATGAAATAAATCAGGAAGAAAATACTCGAGTGAGGGGAGATAGTGAAGGATTAAATGGCATGCATGTGGAACAAGATGACTCTCTGGTAAATGCAATTAAAGAGGGAGGCATGTACTCTTTTAACGAAAATGCCTTGGAATAtgacaaaaacatacaaatagtGGTGGAGGAGAACAAAGATGAATCAATagcaacagaaaatgaaaaagagtcCAGTCTCCAGAGTGAACCAAAAGTGACCCAGGAAATAGCCACACATTTAACAGCAGACAATGAAGAGAACTTTTGCCTTCCTGAAGAAACAGAGATGGCACAAGAGGAAGATATAGCAGAACATGATGAAGACATTAATTCTAATaatgaaacccatgcagacatacaGATAACAACAGTAAATCAAGATGACTTCTCTAATGATCCAGATAAACATCTGGTGAAAGATACATGTTTAACAACAGATAGTGAAGGAAGCAACTTATTTAAAACAGAAGAGACAGCCAGTGAGGAAAAAGTAAGGTTAACAGAGGAAAAAGATGAAGAACTCAAAATGGAAACACAATCTCAGTTACCAGTGAATGATGAAGGAGATATCATCCAGGAAAAAGAAATTTACGCAATagaggaaaatgacaaaaacGAAGTTCCTAAACAAACAGAGGTAGAAGAAGAGGAAAAGGAGCCTCAGACATTGGCAATTAAAGATGATACCAGTCtttcaaatgaaacagaaataaactTGGAAAAAGTTACAAATCTGATGGCATTGAAAAGTGAAAAATGCCTTGGCAATGAACAGGGCAtacaagaaaaaatggaaaatgatgaAAACACAGATATATCTAAAGAAAGAGACACGGAAGAGGAGgaatatacatataatatgttggaaaaagaaaaggatgacAGCCTATCTAAAGAAACAGAGATCGTTCAGGAAAAAGACATACAAACATACAAAGAAATTGAAGGCGATGAACACTTTTCTCAAAAGACAGAACTAGATCAGATATCTGAGGAAATGAAAGAACTCACTAGGGcacttgaagaaaaagaaatagaccTGGGAGAAGAATTACATATGTCAGGAGAAACTGAAGAACAAGCTGATCTATTTAAAGAAGCAGAAAGTGAACGGGGAAAAGACACACTAATATCTGAGGAAACTGAAGGATCTAAAGGATCAGAGATGGATCATGAAGAACACAGACAGATAATAATTCATGCTGAAGAAGAAATGGGCTTATCTAAAGAAACTGGGAAAGACCAGGAAGAAGATACAATGACAAGAGATCAAACTGAAAATAACAGAGAGACATTAGAGGAAATTCAAGAAGATACCAAGTTGCACAAAGAAACCGAACCCAACATGGAGGAGGATCTAGAGAAAGACACATATATaccagaagaaaaggaagaagacagCATCTTATCTAAGGAAACAGAGATAGATGAAGCCATAAAGATACCAGTTGCAAACCAAGATGACATTAAGCTGTCTAATGAAGCAGAAGTTTGCCAAGAACACGATATACTGACATCAGGGGAAACTGAAGAAGACACCAAACTTTTTAGAGTAGATGAGATAGACCAGAAGGAAGCTGTTCTGACATCAGGCAAAACTGAAGAAGATGACAGTTTATCTAAGGAAACAGAGACTGTACAAGAAGAAAGCACACTTAAAATAGCTGAAAATCAAGATGACATCAGGGTTTGCAAAGAAACAGATCAATCCAGAGATGAAGAAGAAATAGAAGTAGAAGAAGCCAGTTTATCTAAAGAAACAGAGATTGACCAGGAAGAAAATACAGAGATAACAGTAAAAACTGAAGATGCCATTAGCCTATCTAATGAAGCAGAGATAGATCAAGAAAATGAAGAACAGACAGAACTGGAAAATCAGTATGAAACCATGGTCTCTAAAGAAAGAGAGTTGCAGAAAGAGGAAGAATTTTTAACATTAGAGAAAACTGACGATGGCTTCAGCTTATCTAAAGAAACAGAGTTGAATGAGGAAGAAAACCGACAGGCAATAGTGGAAGAAGACATCATCTTACTTAAAGAGGCAGAGACAGACCAGGATGAAAGCATGGCATTATTCAAAGAAAAAGACAGCACTttattgaaacaaataaaaacagatgaaGTAGAAGGCAAACCAACAACAGTGGAAATCCAAGATGACATCAGGATTTCTCAAGAAGCAGAAGTGTATCAGGAAGGGGAGGATACAATGATAACAGAGAAAACTGAAGAAGACATCAAACTATATCAAGCAGATCAGACAAAACAGGAAGGTGAAAAACATGTATCAGGAGGAACAAAAGATGAAACCAATTTATTGCAAGAATTCGACAAAGACCAGAAACTAGATACACAGAAATCATCTGCAATCAATAATGATGCAATTTTTTCAAAATCAATTGAAATAGAACAGGAAGAAAACAAACAgattgaaattgaaattgaagaAAACATTACACCATCTGAAGAAACAGAGATAAAGCTGGAGGATGACAAACTAATAACAACAGAAAGTGAACAAAAGGAATCTGAAGATATGGTGGTGAACCAGGAGAAACAAATGCATATATCAGAGGAAACCAAAGAAGATGGCATTCATATACCTAAAGAAACAGAGGTAGATCATGAAGAAAGCAAACAGataagaatggaaaaagaaacagaggaaGATGGCAAGGAACATGCACTCATCTCAGAAAAAAACGAAGAAAATACTACTTTatctgaagaaataaaaactggCCAGGAAGAAATCAGTCATATGAGAGGAGAAACAGAAGACGTCATTACTCCCTCTATATCAGTAAAAATAGAACAGGAGAAAAATGAAGAGATAAAAGTGGAaatagatgaagaagaagaacaagaagaacaagaagaaaaagtGATAATGCCAGAGGAAGACAAAGACATAAGAATGGAAAGTGAAGATATGATTGATCAGGAGAATTATATACATTTATCAAAGGAAACTGAAGACACTGGTTTATCTAAAGAAGCAGAGGTACATAGCATAGTAATAGGTAAAGAACAGGAAGACATTAAAATATCAGATGAAACAGAAGATAACCAAATGAAGCACAGTCTCAATaaagaagtagaaatagaccagTGGGAAACCATACATACAGACATTGACATTGAAGAGAATGCCAGTCTGTCTAATGAAGCAGAAATAAAGCAAGAGAAAGCCAAAGAAATAACAATGGAAATGGAAGAAGACATAATCCTATCTAAAGAAACAGAAATCAGTCAggagcaaaacaaaaatgcattggaAGAAGGTGAAGAGCATATCATCCtctgcaaagaaagagaaataaatcAGGTGGAAGACAAGCACTCAGCAGTGGAAATTAAAGAAGATGCCAACCAATGCAAAGATACAGAGATGGATGAAGAGAGAGATGGACAGACATCTAGAAAAAGTGAAGATGGTAAGGAAGATACCAGCCAATCTGAAGAAAAAGAATTGGAGAAAGAGCAAATTTATCAGACATCTGAGGAAAATGAAGAAGATAGCAGCAACTCCAAAGTTAGTGAGGTAGAAAATGAAGATGGCAAAAAGATAATAGCTGAAAACGAAGAAGATAGCAATCTATGCAAAGGAACAGATGTGGAATACAAACTTGCATCCATAGTAAGTGAAGAAGAAGCCAGCTTCCATAAAGAAATGGCAATAAATCAGGAACAAGTGGAAAATGAAGGAGAAAATGGCCCATCTAAACAAGATGAAATTGAGCAGGAAGAAGACACACCAATATCATGTGAAACTAAAGAAGACACTATCCAATGTAAAGAAAAGGTAGCGGAGGAAGGAGACATTCAGACATTTGAGGAAATTGGAGAAGAAGATAAAGGAATTGAGACAGAccaagtagaagaagaaaaagaaaacattattctTACCGTGAATACTGAAGAAGACACTAACCTATCCAAAGAAACAGAGGTGGACCAGAAATATTACACAGAGACATCAAAGGAAAGAGAACAAGAAGTTCATTTCTCTGATGAAATAGTAACAAACCAGGAAGCAGACAAATGGACAAGAATGGAAAATGAAGAAGACACACACGTATCAAGTGAAACCGAAGATGACATCATTCtatctaaagaaaaagaaacggaagaagaagaggccattcagatATCAACTGAGAAAGACCAAGAAGATGGAGAAAtaataacagtggaagctaaagAAGATGCTAAAGTAAAAGAGGAAGATGCTGAACTGTCAATGGGAAGTGAAGAAGCAACAAGTCCATTTCAGGAAACAGAGAGCACACAGATTGAAGACACACATATAGTAGTGGAAAGTAAGGATGACAACAGCCTCTCTGTAGAAATAGAGGCAGGCCAAGAGAAAGAAACACAAATATCAGGGAAAGTAGAAGAAGATGTTAAAATCTGTAATGAAACAGAGACAGGTCAGGGGGACAAAATAACGTTAACAGtggaaatggaagaaaacatTGATCTAAATAAAACAATAGAGACAGACAATGATCAAGAAACGCAAACATTATGTGGAAATGGAGAAGAAACCGTTCAACCTAAAAAGACAGAAAACCTCCTGGAAGAAGACAGACATATAACAGAGGAAACTAAAGGTTACAGTAGCTGGTCTAAAGAATTAGAATTAGACTCACAGATCATAAGGGaagatgaagaaaatattaatgtCACTGAAAAAACAGAGCAAGACCAGGATAAAGACACACTGAGTTCAGAGGGACATCATGAAGAAACCAATCTCTATAAAGAGGCAGAGAGTAAAGACTATGACAATGAAGGGCTCCCAGACATAAAGACAGATGAAAGACTTAAAGATATCGAGGGAGAATGCTCTGAAGAAATGAGTGCTGAAGTGCATGAATGCAGAGAAATGCAAGAACACAAAGATACAGACATATTAGCTGAAAGCATGGGTGGCATATTAGATGAAGTTCACAAATCAGTAGATGATGAAGTCAAAAGTCAATTTGAAGTGTTTGATTCATGTTTAACACAGACATCAGTGGAAGAACATGAATCTGCCACGAATCAAGATACAGGGCTCAAAgattttgctgatgacacagttaGTAGAGAAGAAGGGGAAATGCTGTCGACGAAGACTAATGTTGATTTCACCGCAGAGCTCAATTTACCCAACAATCTTTACAAGACTTTTGAAAATTTGACAGAATTCAGTGCTAACTCTGAAGACTCTGACGTTTCAGAAGCTGACTCACCCAATGTATCTTATGGTCTTACAGCGAGTAGAGGAATAAGAACAATAATACTCGATGAAGAACCGCAGCAAGAAGTCGTCGATAGTTATTTAACAGAAATTTACAGTGCATTCGGAGATAATAACAAAAGCACAGAGTCTGAAGCACATGAAGAACTGCCAATAGCGCAACACGATCATCAGCTAGAAACGGCTAGTAGCTTTCATACTCTTTCCATTGAAGCAAAGCCACAGTTGCTTATGAATGGAGAACACAAGGACAATGAAAACTCATTTTCAAACTCTTTAAATGGAATTTGTTGTGATCAGACCAATGCCTCTCAGGATAGTCAAGAAGATAAGACAGAAGATTTCCCAGAAGATGACATACACCACTTGCATGACACGAAGGCAGTAGAAACACTGCAAAAGGGAAAGATGGAAATTCTGATTTGTGCTGAAAGTGAGAGTGAGGAATTCTTATCAGATGAGGAGAAAGTGAAAGGAATATGCGCAAGTGAAGAACAATTCTTGCCAGCAGTGAAAGATATCATTGGCTgtgcagaagaagaagacaaagaaaatgacCTGAACCAATAA